In a genomic window of Wyeomyia smithii strain HCP4-BCI-WySm-NY-G18 chromosome 1, ASM2978416v1, whole genome shotgun sequence:
- the LOC129717545 gene encoding MICOS complex subunit MIC10-like encodes MAQTLAEDQYGKKIDRCLTDVLIKFGGGLAVGGVFSLLFFKRRAWPIIMGSGFGIGMAYTNCERSLNGK; translated from the exons ATGGCGCAAACCTTAGCCGAGGACCAGTACGGCAAGAAAATCGACCGCTGCCTAACCGATGTGCTGATCAAGTTTG GTGGTGGTCTTGCCGTAGGTGGTGTGTTCTCGCTGCTCTTTTTCAAGCGGCGAGCATGGCCAATCATCATGGGATCCGGGTTCGGCATCGGAATGGCCTACACAAACTGCGAACGCTCGCTGAACGGGAAGTGA